The Pasteurella multocida genome contains a region encoding:
- a CDS encoding MltR family transcriptional regulator has protein sequence MQSVDPIYEKLNEATSIRGFITASVAIFDEAVDQLINRVFRKTDFAVKSVVDSLLSNSGPLCDLSIRLKVLLGLGIIEHHVFSDISHFIEIKEKLNNDEKEYDFADLIIIDFIQQLSCQNDKSLLNFPMEKDENPDSLLYQVKALRREKLIRSYLTLAITEIYEQLQIESPL, from the coding sequence GTGCAGTCAGTCGATCCCATTTATGAAAAACTCAATGAAGCCACCTCAATTCGTGGTTTCATTACGGCTTCTGTCGCGATTTTTGACGAAGCGGTTGATCAACTTATTAATCGCGTTTTTCGTAAAACAGATTTTGCCGTCAAATCTGTAGTTGACTCATTATTATCTAATTCTGGACCGCTCTGCGATTTATCGATTCGTTTAAAAGTCTTATTAGGTTTAGGGATTATCGAGCATCATGTGTTTAGCGATATCAGCCATTTTATTGAGATTAAAGAAAAGCTGAATAACGATGAAAAAGAATACGATTTTGCCGATCTTATTATTATTGATTTTATCCAACAGTTAAGCTGTCAAAATGATAAATCCTTGCTCAATTTTCCGATGGAAAAAGACGAAAACCCCGACTCACTGCTCTATCAAGTCAAAGCCTTACGTCGAGAAAAATTGATTCGTTCTTATCTCACCTTAGCAATCACTGAAATTTACGAGCAACTCCAAATCGAAAGTCCATTGTGA
- a CDS encoding mannitol-1-phosphate 5-dehydrogenase, with protein MKALHFGAGNIGRGFIGKLLADSGIQVIFADVNDHVIEQLKTQRAYPVKIVGDRLNVIETVSNVTGVNSKNEADIIACFTEVDLVTTAVGPNVLKIISSTIAKGLSARFRAGNTRPLNIIACENMVRGTSFLKDNVFSYLTPEEQQQAEAQIGFVDSAVDRIVPPVQFDPANPLLVTVEEFSEWIVDKTQFKGTIPAINGMEQTDNLMAFVERKLFTLNTGHATTAYLGKLKGHQFVKDSIDDPDIREAVKATMQESGAVLIKRYGFDPHAHAAYIEKILKRFANPYLQDDVDRVGREPLRKLSYNDRLIKPLRGTLEYGLPNQHLIQTIASALAYRNESDPQAVELAQLLQQDALESAVKKITELTESNIVQQIVTAYNALQKN; from the coding sequence ATGAAAGCATTACATTTTGGTGCGGGTAATATTGGACGTGGATTTATCGGAAAATTATTAGCTGATAGTGGTATTCAAGTCATCTTTGCCGATGTCAATGATCATGTTATTGAGCAACTCAAAACACAACGGGCTTATCCAGTCAAAATTGTTGGCGATCGCCTGAATGTAATTGAAACCGTGTCAAACGTCACAGGAGTCAATTCTAAAAATGAGGCGGATATTATTGCATGCTTTACTGAAGTTGATTTAGTGACCACCGCGGTGGGACCTAATGTATTAAAAATCATTTCAAGCACTATTGCAAAAGGCTTAAGCGCACGTTTTCGTGCAGGAAATACCCGCCCATTAAATATTATTGCATGTGAAAATATGGTGCGAGGTACCAGCTTTTTAAAAGACAATGTGTTCTCTTATCTCACCCCTGAAGAACAGCAACAAGCGGAAGCACAGATTGGCTTTGTTGATTCTGCCGTTGATCGCATCGTGCCACCAGTACAGTTTGATCCCGCCAACCCGTTATTAGTGACAGTTGAAGAGTTCAGTGAATGGATTGTAGATAAAACCCAATTTAAAGGTACAATTCCAGCTATTAATGGTATGGAGCAAACGGATAATTTAATGGCATTTGTTGAGCGTAAACTGTTTACATTAAATACTGGACACGCCACGACCGCCTATTTAGGCAAATTAAAAGGTCACCAATTTGTCAAAGACAGCATTGATGATCCAGACATCAGGGAAGCCGTTAAAGCCACGATGCAAGAAAGTGGTGCCGTATTAATTAAACGTTATGGTTTTGATCCTCATGCCCACGCGGCTTACATTGAAAAAATCCTGAAGCGTTTTGCCAATCCGTATTTACAAGATGATGTTGATCGTGTGGGCAGAGAACCTTTACGAAAACTCAGCTATAACGATCGTTTAATCAAACCATTACGTGGCACCTTAGAATATGGATTACCAAATCAACATTTAATTCAAACCATTGCTAGTGCCTTAGCCTATCGCAATGAGAGTGATCCACAAGCAGTTGAATTAGCTCAACTTTTACAGCAAGATGCGCTCGAAAGTGCGGTGAAAAAAATCACTGAACTGACAGAATCAAACATTGTGCAACAAATCGTAACTGCTTATAATGCCTTGCAAAAAAACTAA
- a CDS encoding PTS mannitol transporter subunit IICBA, protein MLSANAKVKVQNFGRFLSNMVMPNIGAFIAWGFITALFIPTGWLPNETLAKLVGPMITYLLPLLIGYSGGKLIAGERGAVVGAIATAGVIVGTDIPMFLGAMIAGPTGGWAIKRFDKWADGKIKSGFEMLVNNFSSGIIGMILAILFFWLIGPAVKALSTMLAAGVDILVKAHLLPLTSIFVEPAKILFLNNAINHGIFSPLGIQQSQEFGQSIFFLIEANPGPGLGVLLAYIIFGKGTAKQTAGGATIIHFFGGIHEIYFPYVLMNPRLLLAVIAGGVSGVFTLVLFNAGLVAPASPGSIIAVLLMTPQNAIVGVLASVAIAATVSFVIASFFLKIQKEENGHLLEKMQAASKAMKSGVQFNTPARYQGVQKIFVACDAGMGSSAMGASMLRKKVKEAGLAIEVTNCAINDLPEDAQLVITHQDLTLRAKKHTPNAMHFSLNNFLDAHFYDNLVQDLSNTKVADLAKVSTLEPQEAPQTAFVLTEKQVFLGLKAANKEEAIRFAGERLVESGFVLPSYVDAMFEREKMVSTYLGEGIAVPHGTIEAKDAVLKTGVVVCQYPEGVKFNEDEEDSIAKLVIGIAAKNNEHLQVVSAITNALDNEDAIRILSETDDVEKVLALLKA, encoded by the coding sequence ATGCTTTCAGCAAATGCAAAAGTCAAAGTACAAAATTTTGGTCGTTTCTTATCCAACATGGTGATGCCCAATATTGGTGCATTTATTGCTTGGGGTTTTATCACCGCACTTTTCATTCCAACGGGTTGGCTACCCAATGAAACGTTAGCCAAATTAGTAGGACCGATGATCACCTACTTATTACCACTCTTAATTGGTTATTCTGGTGGTAAATTGATTGCTGGTGAGCGCGGTGCGGTGGTCGGCGCGATTGCTACTGCGGGGGTCATTGTAGGTACTGACATCCCAATGTTTTTAGGCGCCATGATCGCGGGTCCGACAGGGGGCTGGGCAATTAAACGTTTTGATAAATGGGCTGATGGTAAAATTAAAAGTGGCTTTGAGATGTTAGTCAATAACTTCTCTTCAGGTATCATTGGTATGATCTTGGCTATTTTATTCTTCTGGCTAATTGGTCCAGCGGTGAAAGCGTTGTCCACTATGTTAGCTGCTGGTGTCGATATTTTAGTAAAAGCGCACTTACTGCCGCTCACCTCTATCTTTGTTGAGCCAGCCAAAATCCTCTTCTTAAACAACGCAATTAACCATGGAATTTTCTCCCCACTTGGTATTCAACAATCGCAAGAATTTGGACAATCCATTTTCTTCTTGATTGAGGCCAACCCGGGTCCGGGCTTAGGGGTGTTACTTGCTTATATTATATTTGGGAAAGGTACAGCAAAACAAACAGCAGGCGGTGCCACGATCATCCATTTCTTTGGGGGAATCCACGAGATTTATTTCCCTTATGTTTTAATGAATCCGCGTCTCTTACTGGCCGTGATTGCAGGTGGTGTATCTGGTGTATTCACATTGGTATTATTTAATGCAGGTCTTGTGGCACCCGCTTCACCAGGTTCGATTATTGCGGTTTTATTAATGACACCACAAAACGCTATCGTTGGTGTTCTCGCTTCTGTTGCCATCGCGGCGACGGTCTCTTTCGTTATCGCTTCATTCTTCTTAAAAATTCAAAAAGAAGAAAATGGGCATTTATTAGAGAAAATGCAAGCCGCATCAAAAGCGATGAAATCCGGTGTACAGTTCAATACACCAGCCCGTTATCAAGGTGTACAAAAAATCTTTGTTGCTTGTGATGCAGGTATGGGATCAAGTGCAATGGGCGCAAGCATGTTACGTAAAAAAGTCAAAGAAGCAGGATTAGCCATTGAAGTGACAAACTGTGCAATTAATGATTTACCGGAAGACGCGCAATTAGTCATTACGCATCAAGACTTAACATTACGTGCCAAAAAACATACGCCAAATGCTATGCATTTTTCCTTAAACAATTTCTTAGATGCCCATTTCTACGATAACCTCGTTCAAGATTTGAGCAATACAAAGGTGGCTGATTTAGCAAAGGTCAGCACGCTTGAGCCACAAGAAGCGCCTCAAACTGCATTTGTACTCACTGAAAAACAAGTCTTCTTAGGCTTAAAAGCAGCAAATAAAGAAGAAGCCATTCGATTCGCGGGTGAACGTTTAGTTGAATCAGGTTTTGTGCTACCAAGTTATGTTGATGCGATGTTTGAGCGTGAAAAAATGGTTTCCACTTATTTAGGTGAAGGTATTGCGGTACCACATGGCACAATCGAAGCTAAAGATGCGGTACTCAAAACAGGTGTTGTTGTCTGTCAGTATCCAGAAGGTGTCAAATTTAATGAGGATGAAGAAGACAGTATCGCAAAATTAGTGATTGGGATTGCCGCCAAAAACAACGAGCATCTGCAAGTGGTTTCTGCCATTACCAATGCACTAGATAACGAGGATGCCATTCGCATTTTATCGGAAACGGATGATGTCGAAAAAGTCTTAGCGTTATTAAAAGCATAA
- a CDS encoding YceK/YidQ family lipoprotein: MQKFCLLLIVLLGLNGCGTVVKLIDPTESYSSYAGTKYDLEMAKRWGLPILDLPFSFILDTALLPYVWTQETE; this comes from the coding sequence ATGCAAAAATTTTGCTTACTTTTAATCGTACTTTTAGGCTTAAATGGCTGTGGTACTGTCGTGAAATTAATTGACCCTACGGAGTCTTATTCTTCGTATGCTGGCACAAAATATGATCTTGAAATGGCAAAGCGCTGGGGACTTCCTATTTTAGATTTGCCTTTCTCTTTTATATTGGATACCGCATTATTGCCTTATGTCTGGACTCAAGAAACCGAATAA
- the rep gene encoding DNA helicase Rep codes for MKLNKQQQQAVEYVTGPCLVLAGAGSGKTRVIINKIAYLVAKCGYVPRQIAAVTFTNKAAREMKERVAHSIGKEASRGLIVSTFHTLGFDMIKREYKQLGFKANMTLFDEHDQYALLKELTADLLCEDKDLLRELISVISRWKNDLVLPPQAKQLARDHKQQMFAECYDRYNQQIRAYNALDFDDLIMLPTLLLQQNDAVRTKWQQKIRYLLVDEYQDTNTSQYELIKLLVGERACFTVVGDDDQSIYSWRGAQPQNMMRLKTDFPHLNVVKLEQNYRSTQRILHCANILIDNNDHVFAKKLFSTLDQGEKLQVIEAKNEEEEAERVVGELIAHRFMRKTKYKDYAILYRGNHQSRLLEKVLMQNRIPYKISGGTSFFSRAEIKDMMAYLRLVVNQDDDAAFLRIVNTPKREIGTVTLQKLGELAHEKHCSLFEAIFDFELIQQITPKAYNALQHFGQWIVQLSDEVICSEPERAIRSMLAQLHYEEYLYEYATSPKAAEMQSKNVATLFDWVAEMLKGNDIDEPMTLNQVVTRLTLRDMLERGEEDDESDQVQLMTLHASKGLEFPHVFLIGMEEGILPHQTSIDEDNVEEERRLAYVGITRAQQTLTFSLCKERRQFGELLKPEPSRFLAELPTDDVQWERDKPPLTQEQVRENTATQLANLRAILRGK; via the coding sequence ATGAAATTAAATAAACAGCAACAACAAGCCGTGGAATATGTCACTGGACCTTGCTTAGTGCTCGCTGGGGCGGGCTCGGGTAAAACACGGGTTATCATTAATAAAATTGCTTATCTCGTTGCCAAATGTGGCTATGTTCCGCGCCAGATTGCGGCGGTGACTTTTACGAACAAAGCTGCACGGGAAATGAAAGAGCGTGTTGCCCACTCAATTGGTAAAGAAGCCAGTCGTGGTCTAATTGTATCCACGTTTCACACTTTAGGCTTTGATATGATTAAACGTGAATATAAGCAATTAGGCTTTAAAGCGAATATGACGTTGTTTGATGAACATGATCAATATGCGCTATTAAAAGAGTTAACAGCGGACTTATTGTGTGAGGACAAGGATTTATTACGTGAATTAATTTCGGTCATTTCTCGTTGGAAAAATGATTTAGTTTTGCCACCACAGGCAAAACAGCTTGCACGTGATCACAAACAACAAATGTTTGCAGAGTGTTATGATCGTTATAACCAGCAAATTCGTGCGTACAATGCATTGGATTTTGATGATTTAATTATGTTACCGACCTTATTATTACAACAAAATGATGCGGTTCGCACGAAGTGGCAACAGAAAATCCGCTATTTATTAGTCGATGAATATCAGGATACCAATACCAGTCAGTATGAATTGATCAAATTATTAGTCGGGGAGCGCGCTTGCTTTACGGTAGTCGGAGATGATGATCAATCAATTTATTCTTGGCGTGGCGCGCAGCCACAAAATATGATGCGGTTGAAAACCGATTTTCCTCACTTAAACGTCGTGAAATTAGAACAAAATTATCGTTCAACACAACGCATTTTACATTGTGCCAATATTTTGATCGATAATAATGATCATGTGTTTGCTAAAAAACTGTTTTCAACGCTAGATCAAGGGGAAAAGCTACAAGTTATCGAAGCCAAAAATGAAGAAGAAGAAGCGGAACGTGTGGTAGGAGAATTAATCGCACACCGATTTATGCGCAAAACCAAGTATAAAGATTATGCGATTTTATATCGCGGTAATCATCAATCGCGTTTGTTGGAAAAGGTGTTAATGCAAAACCGTATTCCCTACAAAATTTCAGGGGGTACCTCCTTTTTCTCGCGTGCAGAAATTAAAGACATGATGGCGTATTTACGTTTAGTGGTAAATCAAGATGATGACGCCGCGTTTTTACGTATTGTGAATACGCCTAAGCGCGAAATTGGGACGGTGACGTTACAAAAATTAGGTGAGTTAGCCCATGAAAAACATTGTAGTTTATTTGAAGCAATTTTTGATTTTGAGTTAATTCAACAAATTACACCTAAAGCCTATAATGCGTTGCAACATTTCGGACAGTGGATCGTGCAATTAAGTGATGAGGTAATTTGCTCAGAACCTGAACGCGCGATTCGTAGCATGCTCGCACAACTTCATTACGAAGAATACTTATACGAATATGCGACCAGTCCTAAAGCAGCGGAAATGCAAAGTAAAAATGTGGCGACACTGTTTGATTGGGTCGCGGAGATGTTAAAGGGAAATGACATTGACGAACCAATGACGCTTAATCAAGTAGTGACACGTTTGACATTACGTGACATGTTGGAGCGAGGAGAAGAGGATGATGAAAGTGATCAAGTGCAATTAATGACGCTACATGCTTCCAAAGGCTTAGAATTTCCGCATGTTTTTTTAATTGGGATGGAAGAAGGGATTTTACCGCATCAGACCAGTATTGATGAGGATAATGTAGAAGAAGAACGCCGTTTAGCCTATGTAGGCATTACGCGTGCGCAACAAACATTAACCTTCTCGTTATGCAAAGAAAGACGCCAGTTTGGTGAGTTACTAAAGCCTGAGCCAAGTCGCTTTTTGGCTGAACTGCCCACTGATGATGTGCAGTGGGAGCGCGATAAACCACCTTTAACACAGGAACAAGTTCGCGAGAATACCGCCACACAATTGGCGAACTTACGTGCGATTTTGCGGGGTAAATAG
- a CDS encoding PRD domain-containing protein, whose translation MDIQSHLKMLQVRKLIDEQIVEIVFNAQDHLAQHWHVDVNTMQVQTLLVHLANALGRIKRQHCASPLHKDFQIKIQSAVCFPIVSAMHQDILDLIPFPIPDNEQTYFLANYYSLLLDQPDILKKCN comes from the coding sequence ATGGATATCCAATCTCACTTAAAAATGTTACAAGTGCGAAAGTTAATTGATGAGCAAATTGTCGAGATTGTATTTAATGCGCAAGATCATTTGGCTCAACACTGGCATGTTGATGTCAACACGATGCAAGTACAAACCCTGCTGGTTCACTTAGCCAATGCGTTAGGTCGGATTAAACGACAACACTGTGCCTCTCCCTTGCATAAAGATTTTCAGATAAAGATTCAAAGTGCGGTCTGTTTTCCCATTGTTTCTGCTATGCACCAAGATATTTTGGATCTGATTCCTTTCCCTATTCCCGATAACGAACAAACTTATTTTCTAGCAAATTATTATTCGTTATTGTTAGATCAACCCGATATTCTAAAAAAATGCAATTAG
- a CDS encoding beta-phosphoglucomutase family hydrolase codes for MLDVKILAQYAGLIFDMDGTVVDTMPCHERAWLKVADKVGYPLSPSVMYELAGAPLRTIAQEMMLRANMPLTQLQEVMKLKRQFGHALIMAEATLLPAAQIVKSYHNQKPMALGTGSHREITHKLLNKLEIAHCFDAVVTSEDVAKHKPEPDTFLRCAELIGVNPQTCLVFEDADLGVQAGLAAGMHVFDVRTHTLITE; via the coding sequence ATGTTAGATGTGAAGATTTTAGCGCAATATGCTGGGTTGATTTTTGATATGGATGGGACGGTAGTAGACACGATGCCTTGTCATGAGCGTGCATGGCTCAAAGTGGCTGACAAGGTGGGATATCCGTTATCGCCGTCTGTCATGTATGAACTCGCAGGTGCGCCTCTTCGCACTATTGCCCAGGAAATGATGCTGCGTGCGAATATGCCATTAACACAATTACAGGAAGTCATGAAATTAAAACGTCAATTTGGTCATGCTTTAATCATGGCGGAAGCTACATTGTTACCTGCTGCGCAAATTGTGAAAAGCTATCATAATCAAAAACCCATGGCGTTAGGCACTGGGTCGCATCGTGAAATCACACATAAGTTATTAAATAAATTGGAGATCGCACATTGCTTTGATGCAGTGGTTACTTCAGAGGATGTGGCGAAACATAAACCCGAACCCGATACTTTTTTGCGTTGTGCCGAATTAATTGGAGTAAATCCTCAAACTTGTCTGGTATTTGAAGATGCTGATTTAGGTGTGCAAGCAGGACTTGCAGCAGGTATGCATGTTTTTGATGTCAGAACCCATACATTAATCACAGAGTAA
- a CDS encoding sugar O-acetyltransferase: protein MLTDKEKRHLGLAHQPYDPELAEMRLRNKELLHEYNVLTRPSDKQTKARLILSILGKAANTPHINAPFYCDYGQFIEVGKNFFANYHCTILDTGGVKIGDDVLFAPNVSLYTVGHPIDPELRKAEWEQALPIVIGNNVWIGGNVVILGGVTIGDNTVIGAGSVVTKDIPANCVAVGNPCKVQRMISPQDREDYLQRFKPDWND, encoded by the coding sequence ATGTTGACAGACAAAGAAAAACGACATTTAGGTTTAGCGCACCAGCCTTATGATCCGGAATTGGCAGAGATGCGCTTACGTAATAAAGAATTATTGCATGAATATAATGTGTTAACTCGCCCTTCAGATAAACAAACAAAAGCCCGTTTGATCTTATCTATTCTTGGTAAAGCTGCGAATACACCTCACATTAATGCGCCTTTTTACTGTGATTACGGGCAATTTATTGAAGTCGGAAAAAACTTTTTTGCGAATTATCACTGTACTATCCTAGATACAGGAGGCGTGAAGATTGGCGATGATGTGTTATTTGCTCCGAATGTGAGTTTATACACCGTAGGGCATCCAATTGATCCTGAATTGCGTAAGGCAGAATGGGAACAAGCACTACCCATTGTGATTGGGAATAATGTGTGGATTGGGGGCAATGTGGTGATTTTAGGTGGCGTTACTATCGGTGACAATACTGTAATTGGGGCGGGTTCTGTGGTTACAAAAGATATTCCGGCAAATTGTGTAGCCGTGGGCAATCCATGTAAAGTACAACGAATGATTAGCCCGCAGGACCGAGAGGATTATTTACAACGTTTTAAACCAGACTGGAATGATTGA
- a CDS encoding YqaA family protein, which produces MIDFWTWDFWQQHSLWFMFASAFLSATLLPGNSEIVFVTLLAPLQLNQQGLFSDDVLWLFHMAVLGNSLGSMTTYYLGYGLPRLSEKQQQHPRFKWVMQKVQRYGVWSLLFSWLPIVGDLFCAVAGWLRLNILGACVLIFVGKWVRYLFLLLLTMKVMS; this is translated from the coding sequence ATGATTGATTTTTGGACATGGGATTTTTGGCAACAACATAGCTTATGGTTTATGTTTGCTAGTGCCTTTTTGAGTGCCACGCTTTTACCCGGTAATTCAGAAATCGTGTTTGTTACATTACTCGCCCCTTTGCAACTTAATCAGCAAGGGCTTTTCTCTGATGATGTACTGTGGTTATTCCATATGGCAGTATTGGGAAACAGTTTAGGTAGCATGACAACTTATTACTTAGGTTACGGTTTACCTCGTTTATCCGAAAAACAGCAACAGCATCCTCGTTTTAAGTGGGTCATGCAAAAAGTGCAACGCTACGGTGTTTGGAGTCTGCTGTTTAGTTGGCTACCGATAGTTGGTGATTTATTTTGCGCGGTTGCAGGATGGTTAAGATTGAATATACTCGGGGCATGTGTGCTTATTTTTGTTGGAAAATGGGTACGTTATCTTTTTTTACTGTTGCTGACGATGAAAGTGATGTCCTAG
- the luxS gene encoding S-ribosylhomocysteine lyase, whose translation MPLLDSFKVDHTRMKAPAVRIAKTMTTPKGDNITVFDLRFCIPNKEILSPKGIHTLEHLFAGFMRDHLNGTEVEIIDISPMGCCTGFYMSLIGTPNEQQVADAWLASMRDVLLVKDQAQIPELNAFQCGTYTEHSLAEAQQIAHNVLERGVSVNKNEDLLLDEQLLSL comes from the coding sequence ATGCCATTACTTGATAGCTTTAAAGTTGACCATACCCGTATGAAAGCGCCAGCAGTACGCATTGCGAAAACCATGACTACCCCAAAGGGCGATAACATTACTGTATTTGATTTACGTTTTTGCATACCAAATAAAGAGATTCTTTCCCCAAAAGGGATTCATACTTTAGAACATCTTTTTGCGGGTTTTATGCGCGATCATTTAAATGGGACAGAAGTAGAAATTATTGATATTTCCCCGATGGGCTGTTGTACAGGGTTTTACATGTCATTAATTGGCACACCCAATGAGCAACAGGTGGCAGACGCTTGGTTAGCCTCAATGCGAGATGTGTTATTGGTAAAAGATCAAGCGCAGATCCCAGAATTAAATGCTTTCCAGTGCGGGACTTACACCGAGCACTCATTAGCCGAAGCACAACAAATCGCACACAATGTACTTGAGCGTGGTGTGAGTGTGAATAAAAATGAAGATTTATTACTCGACGAACAATTATTATCTCTTTAA
- the purT gene encoding formate-dependent phosphoribosylglycinamide formyltransferase, with protein sequence MTTIGTPLTPKATKVMMLGSGELGKEVVIELQRLGVEVIAVDRYANAPAQQVAHRAYTISMLDGEALKALVEKEKPDYIVPEVEAIATATLVELEQAGFTVIPTAKATQLTMNREGIRRLAAEELGLPTSNYQFVDNFDDFKRAVEKIGIPCVVKPIMSSSGHGQSILKSVEQIPSAWEYAQQGGRAGAGRVIVEGFVKFDYEITLLTVRHVHGTSFLAPIGHIQIDGDYRESWQPQAMSVVALEKAQAIAEKITGALGGRGIFGVEMFVCGDEVIFNEVSPRPHDTGMVTLISQELSEFALHARAILGLPIPDITLISPSASKAIVVEGKSTQVVFGQLAEVLAEPHTNLRLFGKGEVDGHRRMGVILARDISVEKALEKARRAYDKLEITL encoded by the coding sequence ATGACAACAATTGGTACCCCACTTACGCCGAAAGCCACAAAAGTGATGATGCTAGGTTCAGGCGAACTCGGTAAAGAAGTGGTGATTGAGCTACAACGCCTTGGTGTTGAGGTGATTGCTGTTGATCGTTATGCTAATGCGCCAGCACAACAAGTGGCACATCGTGCTTATACGATATCTATGCTTGATGGCGAGGCTTTAAAAGCCTTAGTGGAGAAAGAAAAGCCAGATTACATCGTGCCAGAAGTGGAAGCGATTGCGACGGCAACGCTCGTGGAATTAGAGCAGGCAGGGTTTACTGTGATTCCAACGGCGAAAGCAACCCAATTAACCATGAATCGTGAAGGTATTCGTCGTTTGGCAGCAGAAGAGTTAGGGTTACCAACGTCAAACTACCAATTTGTTGATAATTTTGATGATTTCAAACGCGCAGTGGAAAAAATTGGGATCCCTTGTGTGGTTAAGCCGATTATGTCTTCTTCAGGACATGGACAAAGTATTTTGAAATCAGTCGAACAGATACCGTCCGCGTGGGAATATGCGCAACAAGGTGGGCGTGCGGGGGCAGGACGTGTCATTGTGGAAGGTTTTGTCAAATTTGATTATGAAATTACGTTATTAACAGTACGTCATGTCCATGGCACCTCTTTTCTCGCACCAATCGGTCACATTCAAATTGATGGGGATTATCGCGAATCTTGGCAACCTCAAGCCATGTCAGTGGTGGCATTAGAAAAAGCGCAGGCGATTGCAGAAAAAATTACTGGTGCGTTAGGGGGACGTGGTATTTTTGGCGTGGAAATGTTTGTTTGTGGGGATGAGGTTATTTTCAATGAGGTTTCACCACGCCCTCATGATACTGGCATGGTGACCTTAATTTCACAAGAATTGTCTGAGTTTGCGTTACACGCACGAGCTATTTTAGGTTTGCCAATTCCGGACATTACACTTATTAGCCCGTCAGCGTCCAAAGCGATTGTGGTTGAGGGGAAATCCACGCAAGTCGTATTTGGTCAATTGGCTGAGGTGCTTGCTGAACCGCATACGAATCTTCGTTTATTTGGTAAGGGCGAAGTAGATGGTCACCGTCGTATGGGCGTGATTTTAGCACGTGATATTTCTGTTGAGAAAGCATTAGAAAAAGCACGCCGTGCTTATGATAAGCTTGAGATTACGCTGTAA
- the bcp gene encoding thioredoxin-dependent thiol peroxidase codes for MKTLSIGESAPQFSLLNQCKENISLNQFAGKKVLVYFYPKALTPGCNTQACGLRDSKTELEKHGVVILGISPDSPEKLSKFSEKKALNFHLLADEDHQVAEQFGVWGEKKFLGKTYDGIHRISFLIDEQGNVEQVFRQFKTSNHHQVVLDYLTQK; via the coding sequence ATGAAAACCTTATCCATCGGCGAAAGTGCGCCACAATTTAGTTTGCTTAATCAATGCAAAGAAAACATCAGTCTAAATCAATTTGCTGGCAAAAAAGTCCTTGTTTATTTTTATCCTAAAGCCCTCACACCGGGCTGTAATACTCAAGCTTGCGGATTAAGAGATAGCAAAACTGAATTAGAAAAGCATGGTGTGGTGATTTTAGGTATTAGTCCTGATAGCCCAGAAAAATTAAGTAAATTTAGTGAAAAAAAAGCCCTTAATTTTCATCTGTTAGCAGATGAGGATCATCAGGTGGCAGAACAATTTGGTGTATGGGGAGAAAAGAAATTTTTAGGCAAAACCTATGACGGTATTCATCGCATCAGTTTTTTAATTGACGAACAAGGTAACGTTGAGCAGGTTTTCCGCCAATTCAAAACCTCAAACCATCATCAAGTGGTGTTAGATTATTTAACTCAAAAATAA